DNA sequence from the Cytobacillus sp. IB215665 genome:
TAATAACTATAAAATTAGAAATTCCTTCAATTTAAATGACACAATAATTAGGTAGAATTAGTGCCTTTAATATCTAAATAGCTTATTTCGTAATAAATTGTGTTCCTGAAGGTTATGCGACATAATTTTAGAGCAATTTCGTGATCAATCGGAATGATTCTCAACTATCAAAGGTGTTGGAAAGTCTACTCCTTGCTAGATACAAAGGTCAAACCTTAAAATGCTCTTTAATTTCCGTAATCGATAGTCCCTTTTCCTTTAAAGCTACTATATGCTTTAGTCGCAATGAAGCCAACTCTCTTGGGTAACGCCTAGTTAATCTCTCTTCTTTTTGTTCAAAAGGGAGCAATCCTTCTTCTGTATAATATTTAACAGTACTGTACCGAACAGATGTTATTTGGACTAGCTCACTAATACTAACATACTCTGATTTAATAATATCTTCGTATTTTCTTCTTCGTCCCATATTTCTTCATTCCTATCCAACTAAATCAAAACGGCTGATGATAAAATTAGTACATCCATGTATTCAATTTCTTTACTGATTTGTTTAATATTCGACCACTTTTGTGGATTTTCTGTTTTAAACAATTCAATTCTATCATTTATTTCCTTGATTTCGTAGTTAGAAAAATATTCACCTAATATTTTACTCGCTTTTAATAACAAAGCCAAAGCAACCGTTTCATCTGAAACCGTACCAGGTTCGAGTAGCTCGGCTCTTAATCTTTGAACTACAGAATTTGTACTTTTTTTGGCAAGAGACAAATTACTGGTTAATGAATCATATAGTAGAACCCTGTTTTTTGAGGGGACATTAAAGTAACTAATCCAACCTTTAAATGTCTTTGGCTTTTGTTCTTTAATAAGAGAATAAAGCTTGAGTAATGTGTCATGTTTTATTATTTTTGCATTTGCTGAATTTATATTAATTTTACCATTACCTTCAAAATATATAACATCAAGCAATAACAGATCAAAAAATACCCCCCCAACCATATACAATTGCTTTACACGGTTTTTCCCTATAAGTGACTTTTTTATCTTTTTTTTATCTGATAATACAATAAACTCTTCACTAACTAAGTAATTTTCCATTAAAAAATTCACTCCTTAAAATAATTAGTTTAACTTACTACTTACTACTTACTACTTACGATTTAAATATAATATATTACCTAAAATTTGTCAAATTAAAATTGGGAAAAAGTAGTTTTATATGGGAATTTTGGTAATTATTAATTGCTTGCATGATGTATTTTGTGAATATCTAACAGATATCGACCACATTGTATCAGTTGAATTAATTGATTAGTTATATATGATTACAGGTCCAGATTATAAAGATAGTTGTGAATACTCTCCTTATTATGAGGAAAGGGATTGTAGTTTGTAGCCAGATGAACTTATGAAAAGACTAATATCTCCTAGAATAAATCCTTCAATTTCTCTGTGTTTAAAACGATCTTGTGACATAATTAATGAAAAACCAGACTAAGTGATGATTAGTTAGAAAAAATGATTGTAATCTAGAGCACGATAAAATAAACACCACTAAACCATTCTATTTGAAATCATCACACCATCCACATCCAATAGTTACAATAATAGAAATGCTCATACCGGACACTTTCAATGGAAAACTTGTGAAAAAGCATTGCAATCAACAACAGAAACTATTTTAAGAAGAAATGGTTGATATTTTATACACCTATTACAGTAAGCTGACTAAATGGAAGTTATTTGTAAGGATTTTATAAAAGGTGAGAAAAATGTATGAATATTCCAAAAAGAAGAATAAGTATTTTAGAGCTTTTACATAAAAAGTTATGATGAATTGAGGGTGAATGATTAAATATCAAGCAACAATAACGGCATTCATTTCTGATATAACGAATTAGTTAGTTGAAGAACTAACAGTTAAATGAGCTAAGGTTTCTATTGATCTACTTGGACACACTATTTTAGAACAAGACAATATGAGAAAATTAAGGATACTTATGGTGGAGGATTCGAAGTAGATGGAGAACATATATTATTTGATTATCCAGAAGGAACGGGTGGGGTATCCTACATTATTTCCTAGATAATGAAAATCCAATTATCACCCCGTTAGCACATAGATTAAGTAAAGAGACCAAAGATTATGAGATCATTTACTATGTATATAATTATGATCAAGAAACGACACATCAATTAGCTATCCAAAATAAAAATAATAAGCTTAGATCGATATGTAAAGCACAATATACTTGTTCTAGGATAAATGATATAAAGGGAAACCAGGTGGTGAGTCTACTTTATTGATAGATTCCACCTGCTAAATGATGAATGAACGCTTAAACTTACTAGAACGATGACTAGAATAAATAGACAAAGGAATGTATCGTCTGATGATTCCTCAATAGTTATTTCCTGTTAGAAAATTCACCTGCATTCATTCCAGCTAGTCTTCCTGTGACTAATGCAGCTGTAATATTATAGCCACCTGTGTATCCATGGATATCTAGAATTTCTCCACAGAAATATAACCCTCTTGTTAGCTTGGAAGACATTTGTTTCGGATTAATTTCTTTTACAGAAACGCCCCCACCCGTAACGAAGGCTTTTTCAATTGATAAAGTACCATTTACTTTAAAAGTAAATTGCTTGCAGTCAACAGCAAGAGCCCGAAGCTTGTCTTTTGCTATATGTGACATTGTTGATTGTGGATCAATGTTATTCCTATCAAATAAAAATAGTAAATATCTTTCTGGCACGATACCTTTCAATACATTCCTAATTGCTTTTTTCGGTTCATTCTCCATTCTTGTTAGAATCATTTGGAAGAGTTGCTCAGTATTTTTGCCTGGTAGTGCGTCAAGTTGCATCTCAACTTCTTTCACGTTAAACTTCTTCATTGTCTTCAATACAAATTGACTACAGCGC
Encoded proteins:
- a CDS encoding helix-turn-helix domain-containing protein, which translates into the protein MGRRRKYEDIIKSEYVSISELVQITSVRYSTVKYYTEEGLLPFEQKEERLTRRYPRELASLRLKHIVALKEKGLSITEIKEHFKV